GAATGTAGATCCAGAAGATTCACGCTCGTATTATTCTGTTTCTTCGCGTTTGGAAAAAGAAGTTCCGAACTCTTGGAAACCCAATCAATAAGATAATTTATCCAATTCAATAGCGCATTACGAACAAACGGGTCCTGAAATTTGGGAACAAACGGAGGGGAAAATTACGCATTTAGTTGTTGGAGTTGGAACAGGCGGAACTATTTCTGGAACCGGAAAATTTTTAAAAGAAAAAAATCCGAATATAAAAATTTGGGGAATTGATACGTATGGCTCTGTTTTCAAGAAGTACAAGGAAACAGGAATTTTCGATAAAAATGAAATTTATCCATACATCACGGAAGGAATCGGCGAAGATTTTTTACCGAAAAATGTGGATTTTAGTATCATCGATCGTTTCGAAAAAGTAACGGATAAAGATGCAGCATTGATGACGCGCGAAATCGTAAAAAAAGAAGGGATATTTGTTGGAAATTCAGCCGGAGCAGCTATGGCTGGCTTAATGCAATTGAAAGATCAATTGAAAGAAACAGATGTTGTGGTAGTTATTTTTCACGATCACGGAACGCGTTATTTAGGTAAAATGTTTAATGATGATTGGATGCGCGATCGCGGATTTTTGGAAATTAAAAAACCAAAAGCGATTGATTTAATTCGCAAACACATTAACAGTCCTTTACTTACAGTAGATGCGGATGCGTCGATAAACGATGCCGTTCAGATTATGACGAAATACGATATTTCTCAAATTCCAGTAATGCGAAAAAATGAAATAATTGGTGCATTAAACGATAATCACGTATATACGCAATTGCTTGCTAACGCAGATTTGAAGCAAGAAAAAGTAGAAAAATTAATGCAAAATCCATTCCCGTTTGTGGAGTTGCAATCGTCTATTGAAGAGGTTTCTAAAAAAATTACAAAAGAGAATAACGCTGTGTTGGTAAGGGATTTGGCAGGAAATATCCACATCATTACCAAACACGATATTATTGATGCGATTAGTAATTGATGAAATTATTTTCATCGTAAAATGAAAAATACTTTTCAAAAAAATAATTTTTTCGATCAGACAAATCGAGAAATTATTTTACGCGAAATTCCGAAAAAAATAATTTCGGTAGTGCCTTCTCAGACTGAATTACTCTACGATTTAGGTTTAGATGAAGAAGTAATCGGAATCACCAAATTTTGTATTCACCCCGAAAAATGGTTTCGCGAAAAAACACGCATTGGCGGAACAAAAAAACTTGACATCGAAAAAATAAAATTGCTAAATCCGGATTTAATTATCGCGAATAAAGAAGAAAATGAAAAATCGCAAATTGAAGAATTGGCGCGCGATTTTAATGTTTGGATCAGCGATATAAAAACGCTGGATGATGCGCTACAAATGATTCTTCGAATAGGAGAAATTACTAATAAAAAAGAAAGAGCTGGAGAAATAAAACAAAAAATAGAAATCGAATTTGAAAAAATAATTTTTCGGCAAGTGAAAAAAAAATTTTTGAGAACGGCTTATTTCATTTGGAAAAAACCGTTTATGGTTGCTGGTGAAGACACCTTTATAGATGAAATGCTGCGTATTTGCGGACTGGAAAATGTGTTCCCGAAAAATATTTTTTCAGACACAAGAAATACGCGTTATCCTGAAATCTCGGCAGAGCAATTGAAAGCGGCAAATCCGGAAATTATATTATTGTCGTCGGAACCTTATCCATTCAAAGAAAAACACATCGAAGAATTTAAATTGATTTGTCCGCAAGCAAAAATTAAAATTGTGGACGGTGAATTATTTTCGTGGTATGGCTCGCGTTTGTTGGAAAGTCCTGCGTATTTTGCAGAATTAATAAAAGGTTTTTAGTGCCATCAAAAAAATAATTTTTCGAAAGCATTTTATCTTCACAAAAAATTCACGTGGTAATTTTATATTTATCCTTTTAAAATCTTGTAGATTTGCAAGAGCTTATTGCTAAGCATTTATGAAAATACAAAATGTTCGCTGTAAAAAAATAATTCTCGAAAGCATTTTTTCGATTGCTTTGATGACTTTTTTTATGAATACGGTGAGTGCTCAAAAAGTAGGATTGGTGCTGAGTGGAGGAGGAGCGAGCGGTTTGGCGCACATTGGCGTTATCAAAGCCTTGGAAGAAAATCACATTCCGATTGATTACATCACTGGAACTTCTATGGGTGCTTTAGTGGGCTGCATGTACGCGATTGGATACACGCCTGCGGAGATGGAAAAAATTGTTACGTCGGATCAATTTAAACATTGGGCGTACGGACAAATCGAAAATAAATACATTTATTATTTTAAGAAAAAAGAAGAGGATGCTTCGTGGATTACAATTAAACTTTCTTTGGATTCGGCTTTAGAAACAACGCTTCCGACAAATATTATTTCACCCATTCCAGTAGATTTTGCTTTGATGTCAAAATTATCCGCACCGGCGGCTGCGGCTCATTATAATTTTGACAGTTTAATGGTTCCCTTTCGCTGCGTAGCCGCGGATGTAGAAGATAAACAAACTGTGGTTTTTAGAAGAGGAAATTTAAGCGAAGCCGTTCGTGCTTCTATGTCTTATCCATTTTATTTAAAACCGATTTCAGTAGATGGAAAACTTTTATTTGACGGAGGTTTATACAATAATTTTCCATCAGATATAATGAAAAAAGATTTTTCGCCCGACTATGTTATTGGCAGCAATGTTTCAGGAAATGTTCCTCCGCCTAAAGCAGATGACATCATTTCGCAAATTAAAAGTATGCTCATGAGTAAAACAGATTATGCACTGAACTGTCCAGATGGGATTATTATTAATCCAAAAACAGACATTGCTTTGTTTGATTTTGATAATCCTCAAGAGCTTATTGACAGCGGTTATGCGGCTACAATGCGCCAAATTTCAGAAATTAAAATATGTATCCAACGTCAAGTAGACCCAACAATTTTAGCAGAAAAGCGCGCTGCTTTTATCCACAAGGAACAGCCTTTGAAATTTAAAGATATTGACATTAAGGGATTAAATCGTGTTCAAATTGCGTATGTAAAAAAAATATTGCGACATAAAACCAAAACGATTCCTATTGATAGCTTAAGACCAGAATATTTTCGCTTGATAGCGGATGATAAAATAAAAAGTATTTATCCGACGGCAAGTTACAATCCAGATGGATCTTACACGCTCAATTTAAAAATAGTTCAAGAAAAAAAATTATTGGCAAAGTTTGGTGGCGATTTTTCAAATCGTCCGATTAGCGAAGGTTTTGTGGGATTGCAATACAATTATCTTGGCAAAACGGCCACATCCATTAGCGGAAATACGTATTTCGGAAAATTATATACTTCGGCACAGTTAAGTTCGCGTATTGATTTTCCGTTTAAAGAGCCACTTTATATTGAACCGATGATGACTTATAACCGCTGGGATTATTTTAAAAGTAGCACTGCTTTTTTTGAAGATGTAAAGCCATCGTACTTGATACAAAACGAACAATATGGAGAACTAAATATTGGTTTCCCTTTTGGTAACAAAGCAAAAATGGTTGCTACAGGTGGGATTGGAGACATTGTAAATAATTATTATCAGACAACACTTTTTACACAATCGGATACCGCCGATCAAACCAATTTTAGAAATTTTTATACCCGATTAACATTTGATGTGAATAATTTAAACAGAAAACAATACGCGACTGAAGGTGCTCGTTTTTTTGTAAAGGCAACGTATGTAAACGGCATCGAATACACACAACCCGGTTCCACATCCATCAACAAGCAACAAACTACAGAAGGACATCAATGGATCCAGCTAAAAAGTGCGTTTGACAATTATTACAAACGACGAGGTACGTTGCGTTTAGGCGTTTATTTAGAAGGGGTTTATTCTAACCAGCCATTTTTTAATAATTACACATCCACCATTTTAATTTCTCCTGGTTTTCAGCCTACGCCTGAAAGTCAAACACTTTTTTTAGAAAACTACCATGCAAATATTTATGCCGCAGGCGGTTTAAAAAGTATTATCACAGTTAAAAAGAATATCGAACTTCGTTTTGAAGGCTACGTTTTTCAACCGTATCAAGCCATTAGCAAACAAACGGATTTAACAGCTGTTTACGGAAAACCACTTTCGATAAGGCATTATATTGCAACGGCAGCAGCTATTTACGAAACGCCTTTCGGTCCATTTAGTTTGAGTATTAATTATTACGATAGCCATACAGTAAACACTAATTCGCTCAGTTTTTTATTCCATTTCGGATACATTATTTTTAATCGAAAATCAATTGATTAATAAATACGGTTTTATTGAAAATTAAAAAAATACTTTTTGACAAAGAAATGCTATATTTGCACTCTTTTTTTAACCTATTATGCTGAAACGAATTCATATCATTTTCTTTATTTTAGTACTTGCTGGAACCTTTTCTTCGTGTAGCAAATACAATAAAATGATTAAAAATGCGGACATCAGTAAAAAATATGAAATTGCTATTGACCTCTACAATAAAGGCGATTATGTTAGAGCTTTGCCTTTGTTTGAAGAATTAATGACCGTTTACAAAGGCACAGATAAAGCAGAAACCGTTTATTACTATTACGCCTATACCAATTATAATTTAGGTGATTATGTATTGGGCGGTTATTATTTTCACGCCTTTGCGAAAACATATCCAAATAGTCCGCATACAGAGGAATGCGAGTACATGTATGCCTATTGTTATTACTTAAATTCCCCCACGTATAGTTTAGATCAAAGCGATACAAAGACTGCCATTCAAGCCTTTCAGGAATTTGCCAATCAATTTCCGAACAGTGATAAATTAACAAAATGCAATCAGTTGATTGATAATTTGAGAGCTAAATTACAACGGAAAGCCTACGAAAATGCCAAATTGTATTATTACATCGAAGATTATAAAGCAGCCATCGTTGCCTTCAAAAATGTATTAAAAGATTATCCAGATATCAAACAAAAGGAAGAAATTAATTTTCTGATTGTGAAAAGTAATTACTTGCTTGCCATCAACAGCATCGATTTAAAAAAGCCGGAAAGACTTCAAAATACAGTAAGTGCCTATCTTAAATATGTGGATATGTTTCCACAAGGAGCATTTTTAAAAGATGCCGAGCAGATTTACAACAGTGCTTTGAAAGAACAACAAAAAATAAAAAAACAATCATAAAAACACACCCCATGGATTACAAAAAAACACACGCAGAATTGACTACAACTACCAGAGATCTTCGTCAAATTGACTCTAAAACTGGCAATGTGTACAAATCACTTGTGGTTATTGCCAGAAGATCCAATCAAATTAGTGCGGAGATAAAAGAAGAATTAACGAATAAGTTAGCTGAATTTGCTACTCATACCGATAATTTGGAAGAGATCTTTGAAAACAGAGAACAAATAGAAGTTTCTAAATATTACGAGCGTTTGCCGAAACCTACTTTAATCGCAACACACGAATTTTTGGAAGACAAAATCTATTACCGCATACCCGATTCGGAACCTACAAAATAAGTTTTAACCGTTCGAAAAATTAATTTTTCGAACGCAATTTTTTTGTCATGCTTTACGGACGAAATATACTGGTCGGGATTTCCGGCAGTATTGCTGCCTATAAAAGTGCTTTCTTAATTCGGTTGCTGGTAAAGGCAGGTGCGAATGTGAAAGTAATAATGACACCTGCCGCCAAAGATTTTATTACTCCGCTCACACTTTCTACGCTTTCAAAAAATACGGTTTACTCCGAATTTAGTAAGCCAGATGGATCATGG
This genomic stretch from Bacteroidia bacterium harbors:
- a CDS encoding patatin-like phospholipase family protein, which codes for MKIQNVRCKKIILESIFSIALMTFFMNTVSAQKVGLVLSGGGASGLAHIGVIKALEENHIPIDYITGTSMGALVGCMYAIGYTPAEMEKIVTSDQFKHWAYGQIENKYIYYFKKKEEDASWITIKLSLDSALETTLPTNIISPIPVDFALMSKLSAPAAAAHYNFDSLMVPFRCVAADVEDKQTVVFRRGNLSEAVRASMSYPFYLKPISVDGKLLFDGGLYNNFPSDIMKKDFSPDYVIGSNVSGNVPPPKADDIISQIKSMLMSKTDYALNCPDGIIINPKTDIALFDFDNPQELIDSGYAATMRQISEIKICIQRQVDPTILAEKRAAFIHKEQPLKFKDIDIKGLNRVQIAYVKKILRHKTKTIPIDSLRPEYFRLIADDKIKSIYPTASYNPDGSYTLNLKIVQEKKLLAKFGGDFSNRPISEGFVGLQYNYLGKTATSISGNTYFGKLYTSAQLSSRIDFPFKEPLYIEPMMTYNRWDYFKSSTAFFEDVKPSYLIQNEQYGELNIGFPFGNKAKMVATGGIGDIVNNYYQTTLFTQSDTADQTNFRNFYTRLTFDVNNLNRKQYATEGARFFVKATYVNGIEYTQPGSTSINKQQTTEGHQWIQLKSAFDNYYKRRGTLRLGVYLEGVYSNQPFFNNYTSTILISPGFQPTPESQTLFLENYHANIYAAGGLKSIITVKKNIELRFEGYVFQPYQAISKQTDLTAVYGKPLSIRHYIATAAAIYETPFGPFSLSINYYDSHTVNTNSLSFLFHFGYIIFNRKSID
- a CDS encoding helical backbone metal receptor, giving the protein MKNTFQKNNFFDQTNREIILREIPKKIISVVPSQTELLYDLGLDEEVIGITKFCIHPEKWFREKTRIGGTKKLDIEKIKLLNPDLIIANKEENEKSQIEELARDFNVWISDIKTLDDALQMILRIGEITNKKERAGEIKQKIEIEFEKIIFRQVKKKFLRTAYFIWKKPFMVAGEDTFIDEMLRICGLENVFPKNIFSDTRNTRYPEISAEQLKAANPEIILLSSEPYPFKEKHIEEFKLICPQAKIKIVDGELFSWYGSRLLESPAYFAELIKGF
- the bamD gene encoding outer membrane protein assembly factor BamD; translated protein: MLKRIHIIFFILVLAGTFSSCSKYNKMIKNADISKKYEIAIDLYNKGDYVRALPLFEELMTVYKGTDKAETVYYYYAYTNYNLGDYVLGGYYFHAFAKTYPNSPHTEECEYMYAYCYYLNSPTYSLDQSDTKTAIQAFQEFANQFPNSDKLTKCNQLIDNLRAKLQRKAYENAKLYYYIEDYKAAIVAFKNVLKDYPDIKQKEEINFLIVKSNYLLAINSIDLKKPERLQNTVSAYLKYVDMFPQGAFLKDAEQIYNSALKEQQKIKKQS
- a CDS encoding DNA-directed RNA polymerase subunit omega, coding for MDYKKTHAELTTTTRDLRQIDSKTGNVYKSLVVIARRSNQISAEIKEELTNKLAEFATHTDNLEEIFENREQIEVSKYYERLPKPTLIATHEFLEDKIYYRIPDSEPTK